TTTCAGACTTACTCTATCGACTCCCCTCGTTTCAACAGGGTCCATACACCTTGTGGTCCACGGTAGTCAGGTATTGAAGCAGCCTGAAAAATCAATATAGGAACTAAAAAACAGTATGTCTCCCTAAAGTtgaattggaaatattttacaGAGAACATAAATACCCATTCTGACAACAAGCTTTCAGATCACGAGAAAGAGATTGATAGATTACAATGATGAATCACATTTCTTCATACAtccataaaaaaaatgttagtttttGGAAGGATTTGAACAAATGAAGaatgtttaccattattttacTGAAAGGGATTCTATATGGCAAACGGCTATGAATCAACACATGATGATGTTACTTAACAAAAGTCAATAATTCAAACGTTAAGGCCACTAGCTGAAATTCCACTTATAATGTTGTGGGTGTTTCACTATTTGCTGATATATCTGCAGTAAGGTTTGGATAACATACCGTGCTGATGCCAGCTCCTGTGTAGATGACGGTCTTCTTGGACTTGCGGAGAATGTCTGCCAGCTGTTCACACTTCTGCTGGAGTGCATCATCACTGTCCTCAGTCTGGGGGAGACACAACATAATTACTGACTTATATTctccaataaatattgattaagTTAATAAATATTGACTCTTGGCACATTTCTTACAAGCtacatttcatcaaaataacaatagctaAAAGTACTTAAATCTTTGCTAACACAGATTTAATCATTACAGAGAAAAACACCTGCAAGTCAACCACATAATCATTATTAGGACTGATTCATAGACAACATGATTGCCAACCTCTTGACTCCTCTGTTCACTGATCTGTCTACGCTCCCTGTTCTTGCGAATCCTCTTTACGATGTCCTGGTGTTTTTCTAGATGTTCCAGCTCTGATACAGTCCTTTCATGTTCATGCTTCTTCAATATTCTTGAAACCTTAAGAAAAGAAATTCATGTTACTAAGCCATACACATTACATGCATATAGAAACCTATGATGAGGATGCCATCTTAACAATAATTGTTcagaattgtattaaaaaaaataagtaacataataacagCCGGgtactttttatgtttaacttaaattttgtcCAAGTGGAATGTCAGTTATCTTTTAACGATGGAAAAACGATCAAAGTGACTGTAAGACAGAATGGTTAAAATGTCATGTCTAGGATATTGTACTATACCCCGGTACATTGAACTATACTCCGGTACATTGTACTATACTCCGATACATTGTATCATTTTTTATCTATGCctattaaatgtaacaaatactCAAGTCACAAGATTGTAATGATCTGTGACAGGGCAGCATGCAGGGGCTGGTCAGGAGTTTGTGTTAGAGGGTGCACGCTATTAGGGCGTAACTAAGAAAGTACGCTCttaccaaaataatacaaacaatacatgattgAAATGGGAACACTGGGGCTTTGTGTCATTTCGCAGGACAGATTTAGCTTATTTTGtcttagccacaataatgcgcgtatagggaactttttttaacatttggatattcatgttgttccctaaatgccacaagtcgactgattcataccaagtaaaatatattcttcaactgtaactccacaaaatttaacactgcattgttaaataaaaacacaaaagatacacaaattattaaataaattatttttagccaataacattctcttattacacttaagtgtattatgaaacacaaattcaGATCGATCTGTCAATAAAGCCATTTTTTaactatctagcaggtgcccattatctttccgctcaatatactttTTAGCGCTGGGacctgtcattcttggctaggaaaacaacaagtgggatatggaggcatagagtcgccaaaacaaaaatcgtcaaagactctgaagcggctgtttatatggactaattTTGTTTGAACTAGTGCATTCAAGaccattattttcatattgtttttcaaatattgatataaaaatctAAACTTGAACACTTTTAGAGGGGTCGCGTGCCGGTTGTTCCCCCATCCAAATCTGCTCGTGGCATGTTTTGATCAAAGGTCCAACGTTACATGTGGTTGAACATTGTTTAGCTTTTAGACAGGTTCTTTATTCACCAAATAACTGTTCGTTATAATTTCAAATTGCAATTACTTCCTTTATAGTCAACCgattttaagaaatttgttCACCAATTAATCGGAATAATAAGTAGAATAAACATACTTCAATTGAATTGCTGCATTTTCCTATGAATGATTCAATGGTCACTCTTTATCTGTTCATCGAAACATTCCAATGTCCGAAATTAGTGATAAACAAAGCAAATGAATTTGCGTCACCACTTTAATTATCTATTGCAATACCTTTCTGGAGTTGTTCTTTGATTcttgtttcaataaatactCTGACAGATATAATAATTTCTTCGCTTTTCGAGCTGATACAGGAGATTTTTGGTTCGCAAGTTCGGACCTATCATTGTCCGACATTTTGTGTGAAAGGTCGCTTGCAtaattacaaaatgaatattactttttcatgataaaattaGAGATCTTCTTTTGATACGTACacactaaaataaacattactcatctcaaaatagaaatatgaaaattaattattttttcacgATAATTGATTTTATGTTACCTTTTCTATTCCCGTAAGCGGCCCAATTTGTACATGTGGTCTAAAGTTGTAAACAAATAGCTGTCAAAAGTGTAAGTTAGATATGCTTCGTTTAGGGACCTTGGTTTCTGCTAAACATTTGGCAGAATGTTTGAAGACTCAAGCAAACAAACTAAGGGTAGTGGATGCAACATGGTTTCTTCCTAATTACGGAAGAACTGGAATTCAAAATTACATGGAATGTCACATTCCAGGGGCTGTGTTTTTCGACATCGAGGCATGGGGagcaagacaaatcggccccttaccaaatcggcctactaccaaatcggcccctaagacatttcggccctgccatttcgtccccttaattgaaatgactcgagacgtttcggccccttcGTGATTTTCAActgagacatttcggccccttaattttattttattttttatcttgagtataaagaaaaacattgtaggtcttcttataaatgtaaatgagatctgtaaataagttgtaaataaaatcttgaaatttacaaatagacaaaaaacattgatatgactgatataaaaaatataattaaaatctaaataactattaaccctgatttttgatataaattgttagaaaatctaagaaagtttatttgttataactgttataagtagtagtaattattaattgatcattaaagacgtcaaagaaaatttgtctttgaaccatgcgttcttttttgcaaggcaaactgtttgtgttgtgggtgtgaaaaagacattcaaatacGTGTGAAcgaataattgtctttaatttgttaatgttatttacagttgatttaagaagatttgagtaatataaagaacgtaagtatatatattaaatcgtttctaaaattgggtaccatttgttttaaacgtgttgcgtttttaaaaatgcctttacgtttcaaccattaatttgttatctatgtgGTATACTATTGCTccagaataattattaattattattttttcacaattagtgttttatctatacataattaggaaataatgtttgttttatagatatgaattgcaaacaagtgACAACTTGATAGTTCTACAGATATTCtacaataaatatgcattttaaaaagagtaaaacaatatatccataataaaaaagtgaaataatattctgtttgaggTGCGAAGAGATAATTTGTGTTAATCTTTAAGTGTGAGAATAagcggttgggaaagtcggAACAAACCTTGTAGACGTATTTATAAGCTTGTAAAGACAAAGTGTCACAATTCCAACACCTGATACCTTtgtggaatgtgacaattcgccATAAGACCGTCTGTCTAAAAACACCGTTTAAGCCAGTATGGTATTGCatacgtattcaatataagattaataatagtTATTTTCATCCTTgcctgatttgaatataaataactgaatttcataaaatgtataacgtATGTCGAGAGTGTTACAGAGACATCAACGCCAGGATCATGGATGAGTGGGACTCATACGATTCCCATAGGGTCGCCTGCGAGGAGttcctgaaaaatgttggtgccatctacggcgggcgataggtgtttggtcaagactgatgttagacaatggacatgtcattatacataacattagcaacataattatgtataatttttaaaaattatttaaaaaaaaatgaagtttaattatttcttcttcaaatctatttcgttttataaaattatctcgtgaataaatctttacatgttttcaagtgtacagatattttcttaaactttttatctatacctttgtatgcatgtatatagctttgtctattaaaaaaataaataaatgaaattacaagtttcttacttatatttagaaataaaataaaaatatgttttcaagtgtacagatattttctttaaatctatttttatctatacctttgtatgcatgtatatagctttgtctataaaaaacaatgaaattaaagtttctaacttatatttagaaataaaataaaaaaaatgttttcaagtgtacagatattttctttatatctatttttatctatacctttgtatgcatgtatatagctttgtctataaaaataacaaatgaaattacatgttttacttatatttagaaatatttagaaataaaaacaaaaaataataagggccgaaacgtctcggtgatcaggggccgaaacgtctacggaatggggacgatttggtaaggggccgaaaaggtaaccgtttgagctaggggccgatttggtaaggggccgatttgtctggtagccgAGGCATGCACCAGGCCTTCTCCCTATGAACACATGCTACCGTCGGAGGAAGTGTTCTCAGAGTACGTAGGCAACTTAGGAATAGACAACGAGACGCATGTTGTGGTCTACAATGACCATCCGGACTTCGCGCTGTTTTCTGCTCCGAGAGTATGGTGGACATTTCGTGCATTCGGACATAGCACAGTGTCTGTGTTGGATGGTGGTTTGAGAATGTGGAGAGACGCAAATTTAGATCTTGCTAAAGGCCACGAAACAGTTCCAGTTCCCAAGCTTAATTTCAATGCCAAGTTTAATGAATCATTTGTTAAGTCGTTTGAGGATGTGATGAAGAACATAAACGAGAAACAATTCCAAGTGGTGGATGCCAGACCAGCTGGACGATTCGATGGAACAAGCCCGGAACCTAGAGCAGGTATTCGTTATATCGTTGTTTAGAGTTCTACTGTTATGCTCAATCTACTCGACAATGATTTACTAAGTGgtcattcaaatattcaaaatggGTAGAAACAGGGCACTACTTAAGACTGCATAAACATGTAGATAAAAGACTTATGAAAAAGCGTATATTGTTTTCTCGATTTccaatcatatacatgtacatgttgggATAcagtttttttggtaaaattttcaCAGCTGTTGGCTACTTCAGCATCAAATCAGCATAACGTGTatttaacaagtaaaacaacgtttttttcttgatttgCCGGACTTGTTATACTTATGTACACATGCAGTATACTACATGTAATTTAATCactttaatttttcattattacaAGTGTTCATTGCACTTTCAGAATTTCATTTTGTACCCAGTTGCATGTGGATACATCTTGAATAGTTTCTGAGATACGGTTAATAGTAGAAACTGCTCTTCTATCTTCCCcagcccccctcccccccccatGTTTCATCCTCACAGACCTGACTTGATAACATAATAATCATGACACGGAGTGAATATTTAGCGACATTTAAACTTTTTACAGACTGCAAGCCCGGACACATCCCGGGAACTACAAGTATCCCGTTTCCAAGTGTGATGACGTCATACACGGGGCCGGACGGACAGGAGGTGAAGCACGGGGCCGTCAAGGACA
Above is a genomic segment from Mya arenaria isolate MELC-2E11 chromosome 2, ASM2691426v1 containing:
- the LOC128243050 gene encoding 3-mercaptopyruvate sulfurtransferase-like, producing MLRLGTLVSAKHLAECLKTQANKLRVVDATWFLPNYGRTGIQNYMECHIPGAVFFDIEACTRPSPYEHMLPSEEVFSEYVGNLGIDNETHVVVYNDHPDFALFSAPRVWWTFRAFGHSTVSVLDGGLRMWRDANLDLAKGHETVPVPKLNFNAKFNESFVKSFEDVMKNINEKQFQVVDARPAGRFDGTSPEPRADCKPGHIPGTTSIPFPSVMTSYTGPDGQEVKHGAVKDRRTLEKMFDGAGVDLSRSLTASCGSGVSACVLAFAAHLCGKEDVSVYDGAWVEWYKRSRPDQRENCPD